A stretch of Roseofilum reptotaenium CS-1145 DNA encodes these proteins:
- a CDS encoding S1C family serine protease: MIQPKTLFLSTLAAGLIFTPPALSLPEASVLAQFSSEEQTRIQVYSQASPAVVTIKAGRGSGSGSIVRSDGLVLTNEHVVSDARRGRVEVRTAQGQRYQGYVIAVDRRNDLALVYLQTNDTLPTIPIANRQGVQVGQQVYAIGSPFGLSGTITTGILSRIDPENRDLQTDAALNPGNSGGPLLNSRGELIGVNKAILSRDGTNSGIGFATNASIAREFIVANGNQRDPGFPDDSVARRNPNYPPDHGNSRDRFSDRPRLGVTVDQDLIVLEVERGSLAADIGFRPGDRLLAINHRRLRGVNDLIGFLETRPRSMLLTVRRNRRIAEVLVEF, translated from the coding sequence ATGATTCAACCAAAAACTTTATTCCTGTCCACCCTAGCAGCGGGATTGATATTCACCCCACCCGCACTGAGTCTACCCGAAGCATCCGTACTGGCTCAGTTTAGTAGCGAAGAACAAACGCGGATTCAAGTCTATAGCCAAGCCAGTCCTGCGGTAGTGACGATTAAAGCTGGACGAGGTTCAGGTTCTGGGAGTATTGTCCGCTCCGATGGTTTAGTGTTGACCAATGAGCATGTGGTTTCTGACGCGAGACGGGGAAGAGTGGAGGTGAGAACAGCCCAAGGACAACGATATCAGGGTTATGTCATTGCAGTCGATCGCCGCAACGATCTAGCCTTAGTTTATCTGCAAACCAACGATACCCTACCCACGATCCCGATCGCCAATCGCCAAGGCGTACAAGTCGGTCAACAAGTTTATGCTATTGGTAGTCCTTTTGGCCTTTCCGGAACCATTACCACGGGTATCCTCAGTCGCATCGACCCAGAAAACAGAGACCTACAAACCGATGCAGCGCTTAATCCTGGTAATTCAGGCGGCCCCTTACTCAACTCCCGTGGAGAACTCATAGGAGTCAATAAAGCCATTTTAAGTCGAGATGGAACCAATAGCGGTATCGGCTTTGCCACCAATGCCTCAATTGCCCGCGAGTTTATTGTCGCCAATGGCAATCAACGCGATCCTGGCTTTCCAGATGATAGTGTGGCTCGACGCAATCCCAATTATCCTCCAGATCATGGCAATAGTCGCGATCGCTTTTCTGACCGTCCTCGTTTAGGCGTTACCGTCGATCAAGACTTAATTGTACTAGAGGTAGAACGGGGTTCTTTAGCCGCAGATATTGGATTTCGACCCGGCGATCGCCTCTTGGCCATTAATCACCGTCGTTTACGCGGAGTCAATGACCTGATCGGCTTCCTGGAAACCCGTCCCCGCTCGATGTTGCTCACCGTGCGACGTAATCGGAGAATTGCCGAAGTCTTGGTTGAGTTTTAG